From one Nonomuraea polychroma genomic stretch:
- the ahcY gene encoding adenosylhomocysteinase yields the protein MDFKVADLSLAEFGRKEIRLAEHEMPGLMAVRKEYAASQPLRGAKIMGSLHMTIQTAVLIETLVALGAEVRWVSCNIFSTQDHAAAAVVVGPNGTVDDPQGVPVFAWKGETLEEYWWCTEQALTWPNGDAPNMILDDGGDATLLVHKGAEYEKAGAVPPATADDPEEWHVIIDLLTRTVGADKKWTRIAESIKGVTEETTTGVHRLYEMHKNGQLLFPAINVNDSVTKSKFDNKYGCRHSVIDGLNRATDVLIGGKVAVVCGYGDVGKGCADALRGQGARVIVTEIDPICALQAAMDGFQVTTLDEVVGIADIFVTATGNFNIITADHMARMKHQAIVSNIGHFDNEIDMAGLAKLPGVERINIKPQVDEWVFPDGHSIIVLAEGRLMNLGCATGHPSFVMSNSFTNQVIAQIELFTKTSEYPIGVYTLPKHLDEKVARLHLDALGVKLTELTKEQAAYIGVHVEGPYKSDHYRY from the coding sequence ATGGACTTCAAGGTCGCCGACCTTTCACTTGCCGAGTTCGGCCGCAAGGAGATCCGGCTCGCCGAGCACGAGATGCCCGGCCTCATGGCGGTTCGCAAGGAATATGCGGCTTCCCAGCCTCTTCGCGGTGCGAAGATCATGGGCTCCCTGCACATGACGATCCAGACGGCCGTCCTCATCGAGACGCTGGTGGCGCTGGGCGCCGAGGTCCGCTGGGTCAGCTGCAACATCTTCTCCACGCAGGACCACGCCGCCGCCGCGGTGGTCGTCGGCCCCAACGGCACCGTGGACGACCCGCAGGGCGTGCCGGTGTTCGCCTGGAAGGGCGAGACGCTGGAGGAATACTGGTGGTGCACCGAGCAGGCGCTCACCTGGCCGAACGGCGACGCCCCCAACATGATCCTGGACGACGGCGGCGACGCCACGCTCCTCGTCCACAAGGGCGCCGAATACGAGAAGGCCGGCGCCGTGCCGCCCGCCACGGCCGACGACCCCGAAGAGTGGCACGTCATCATCGACCTGCTCACCCGCACGGTCGGCGCGGACAAGAAGTGGACCCGGATCGCCGAGAGCATCAAGGGCGTCACCGAAGAGACCACGACCGGCGTGCACCGCCTCTACGAGATGCACAAGAACGGCCAGCTGCTGTTCCCGGCGATCAACGTCAACGACTCGGTCACCAAGTCCAAGTTCGACAACAAGTACGGCTGCCGCCACTCGGTGATCGACGGGCTGAACAGGGCGACCGACGTGCTGATCGGCGGCAAGGTGGCCGTCGTCTGCGGCTACGGCGACGTCGGCAAGGGCTGCGCCGACGCGCTGCGCGGCCAGGGCGCCCGCGTCATCGTCACCGAGATCGACCCGATCTGCGCGCTCCAGGCGGCCATGGACGGCTTCCAGGTGACGACGCTGGACGAGGTCGTCGGCATCGCGGACATTTTCGTCACCGCCACCGGCAACTTCAACATCATCACCGCCGACCACATGGCGAGGATGAAGCACCAGGCGATCGTCTCCAACATCGGCCACTTCGACAACGAGATCGACATGGCGGGCCTGGCCAAGCTGCCGGGTGTCGAGAGGATCAACATCAAGCCGCAGGTCGACGAGTGGGTCTTCCCTGACGGGCACTCGATCATCGTGCTCGCCGAAGGCCGCCTGATGAACCTGGGCTGCGCGACCGGGCACCCGAGCTTCGTCATGTCCAACTCGTTCACCAACCAGGTGATCGCGCAGATCGAACTGTTCACGAAGACCTCCGAATATCCGATAGGGGTCTACACGCTGCCGAAGCACCTGGACGAGAAGGTCGCCCGCCTGCACCTCGACGCCCTCGGCGTCAAGCTCACCGAGCTCACGAAGGAGCAGGCCGCCTACATCGGCGTGCACGTCGAGGGCCCCTACAAGTCCGACCACTACCGTTACTGA
- a CDS encoding adenosylhomocysteinase, producing MDVSESGERQISWAARSMPVLTAIGERFALSRPLDGLRIAACLHVTAETAVLMGALKAGGAEIALAASNPLSTQDDVAEALRTYGIDVHARAGVDRATYYRHIHQALDLEPDLVLDDGCDLVNILHTERTDLLEQVSGGCEETTTGIIRLRQMAAEGALRFPVVAVNDTRTKRMFDNRYGTGQSTLDGIMRATNTMLAGRIVVVAGFGFCGRGVAERAKGFGARVIVTEIDAVKALDATLQGYEVRPMAQAAMLGDLFVTVTGNRDVIRGEHLSVMKDGAILANAGHFDVEIDVRALDELAQEVHRGVRPNTDEYVMPDGRRLLLLAEGRLVNLTAAEGHPAAVMDMSFSAQALAVEWLVGARAELAPGVYDVPGEIDHEVARLKLAATGIGIDTLTPEQEDYLHSWRVGS from the coding sequence ATGGACGTCAGTGAAAGCGGTGAGCGGCAGATCTCGTGGGCCGCTCGTTCGATGCCGGTGTTGACCGCGATCGGTGAGCGGTTCGCGCTCTCACGGCCGCTTGACGGGCTGAGGATCGCCGCGTGCCTGCACGTCACCGCCGAGACGGCGGTGCTCATGGGGGCCTTGAAGGCGGGTGGTGCGGAGATCGCGCTGGCCGCCTCCAATCCTCTCTCCACGCAGGACGACGTTGCCGAGGCCTTGCGGACGTATGGCATTGACGTGCATGCGCGGGCCGGGGTCGATCGGGCCACGTACTACCGGCATATTCATCAGGCGCTCGATCTCGAGCCGGATCTCGTGCTCGACGATGGGTGTGATCTCGTCAACATCCTGCATACCGAGCGGACCGATCTGCTGGAGCAGGTGAGCGGGGGGTGTGAGGAGACCACGACCGGGATCATCCGGTTGCGGCAGATGGCGGCCGAGGGGGCGTTGCGGTTTCCCGTGGTGGCGGTCAACGACACGCGGACCAAGCGTATGTTCGACAATCGGTATGGCACCGGGCAGTCGACGCTTGACGGGATCATGCGCGCGACCAACACCATGCTCGCCGGACGGATCGTGGTCGTGGCCGGGTTCGGGTTCTGCGGGCGTGGGGTGGCCGAGCGGGCCAAGGGGTTCGGGGCGCGGGTGATCGTGACCGAGATCGATGCGGTCAAGGCGCTCGACGCCACCCTGCAAGGCTACGAGGTGCGGCCGATGGCGCAGGCCGCCATGCTCGGCGATCTGTTCGTCACCGTGACCGGCAACCGGGACGTGATCAGGGGCGAGCATCTGTCGGTCATGAAGGATGGGGCGATCTTGGCCAACGCGGGGCACTTCGATGTGGAGATCGACGTGCGGGCGCTGGACGAGCTGGCCCAGGAGGTGCACCGGGGTGTGCGCCCCAACACCGATGAGTACGTGATGCCCGACGGCCGGCGGCTGCTGTTGCTGGCCGAGGGTCGGCTGGTCAACCTCACCGCCGCGGAGGGGCATCCGGCGGCCGTCATGGACATGTCGTTCTCGGCTCAGGCCCTCGCCGTGGAGTGGCTGGTGGGTGCGCGGGCGGAGTTGGCGCCGGGGGTGTATGACGTGCCGGGCGAGATCGACCACGAGGTCGCCAGGCTCAAGCTGGCCGCCACCGGCATCGGGATCGACACGCTCACCCCCGAGCAGGAGGACTACCTGCATTCGTGGCGGGTGGGCTCATGA
- a CDS encoding DUF305 domain-containing protein: MRVALIVIAGTVIALSGCTSSTPPQAPRADSTAPVIAPGRPGEQAKTLAPSEAATAVPSPTANAADVKYVQDMIVHHRQALDMALLAPNRADSAKLKSLADRIKAAQGPEIQFMTSWLRDLDQKVPDHHAAHEGMPGMATPEQLEALKAATGKDFDRMFLELMINHHLGAIKMSEQVLSSGSHIRIEELASDVSVTQAAEIRRMQEMQSAL, translated from the coding sequence GTGCGCGTCGCACTCATCGTCATCGCAGGTACGGTCATCGCGCTCTCCGGCTGCACCTCCAGCACGCCACCGCAGGCCCCGCGGGCCGACTCGACCGCGCCCGTGATCGCCCCCGGCCGCCCCGGCGAGCAGGCCAAGACACTCGCGCCCAGCGAGGCCGCCACCGCCGTGCCCTCGCCCACCGCGAACGCCGCCGACGTCAAATACGTGCAGGACATGATCGTCCATCACCGGCAGGCGCTCGACATGGCGCTCCTCGCACCGAACCGGGCCGACTCGGCCAAGCTCAAGAGCCTGGCCGACCGGATCAAGGCGGCGCAGGGGCCGGAGATCCAGTTCATGACGAGCTGGCTGCGCGACCTGGACCAGAAGGTGCCCGACCATCACGCCGCGCACGAGGGCATGCCGGGGATGGCCACACCCGAGCAGCTGGAGGCCCTGAAGGCGGCCACGGGCAAGGACTTCGACCGGATGTTCCTGGAGCTCATGATCAACCACCACCTGGGCGCGATCAAAATGTCGGAGCAGGTGCTGAGCAGCGGCTCCCACATCAGGATCGAGGAGCTGGCGAGCGACGTGAGCGTCACCCAGGCGGCCGAGATCCGCCGCATGCAAGAAATGCAGTCGGCCCTGTAG
- a CDS encoding LVIVD repeat-containing protein encodes MLTPRRALILVAAVVAMAGSTLPVQAADIPAPGQIVMSPNIQHVTNVPKPEVLTDIHTDMAFQGDYAYVGNYSGFSIYDIKHPKQTSLVSSVVCPGGQMDVSVYGNLLFGSVDSSRNNDSCSSTSQSATIKASWEGMRIFDVSDKANPKYIKSVETNCGSHTHTLVPDPARQNVYIYVSSYAPNDTYPDCKTPHDLISIIKVPLNNPTAATVIATPKLFPDGGYPGVPLPYPNGKSATTGCHDITAYPEKGIAAGACMGDGILLDIRNPEQPKVTATVRDEANFAFWHSATFNNTGTKVIFTDELGGGTRATCNEAIGPNKGANAYYDIVNGQLQFRSYFKIARHQADSENCVAHNGSLIPVKGRDVMVQAWYQGGISVVDFTDSAHPQEIAYFERGPDNTAPALSGGFWSAYYYNGYIYGSDFNLGLDVLKIDDPRTNQANSVKMPSLNVQTQASYPVHGH; translated from the coding sequence GTGTTAACCCCGCGCAGGGCCCTCATCCTCGTTGCGGCGGTCGTGGCGATGGCGGGCAGCACCCTGCCCGTCCAGGCCGCTGACATCCCTGCTCCAGGCCAGATCGTCATGAGCCCCAACATCCAGCACGTCACCAACGTGCCCAAGCCTGAAGTGCTGACCGATATCCACACGGACATGGCCTTCCAGGGCGACTACGCCTACGTCGGCAACTACTCCGGCTTCTCCATCTACGACATCAAGCACCCGAAGCAGACCTCGCTGGTCAGCTCCGTGGTCTGCCCGGGCGGCCAGATGGACGTGTCCGTCTACGGCAACTTGCTGTTCGGCTCCGTCGACTCGTCGCGCAACAACGACTCGTGCAGCAGCACGTCCCAGTCTGCGACGATCAAGGCGTCGTGGGAGGGCATGCGGATCTTCGACGTCTCGGACAAGGCCAACCCGAAGTACATCAAGTCGGTCGAGACGAACTGTGGCTCGCACACGCACACGCTGGTGCCTGACCCCGCGCGCCAGAACGTCTACATCTACGTCTCGTCGTACGCGCCGAACGACACGTACCCGGACTGCAAGACGCCGCACGACCTGATCTCGATCATCAAGGTGCCGCTGAACAACCCGACGGCCGCGACCGTGATCGCCACGCCGAAGCTGTTCCCTGATGGCGGCTACCCCGGTGTCCCGCTGCCCTACCCCAACGGGAAGTCGGCGACGACCGGTTGCCACGACATCACGGCCTACCCGGAGAAGGGCATCGCCGCGGGCGCCTGCATGGGTGACGGCATCCTGCTCGACATCCGCAACCCTGAGCAGCCCAAGGTCACCGCGACCGTGCGCGACGAGGCGAACTTCGCGTTCTGGCACTCGGCGACGTTCAACAACACCGGCACGAAGGTGATCTTCACCGACGAGCTCGGCGGCGGCACCAGGGCCACCTGCAACGAGGCCATCGGGCCGAACAAGGGCGCCAACGCGTACTACGACATCGTGAACGGGCAGCTCCAGTTCAGGAGCTACTTCAAGATCGCACGGCACCAGGCCGACTCGGAGAACTGCGTGGCCCACAACGGCTCGCTGATCCCGGTCAAGGGCCGCGACGTCATGGTGCAGGCGTGGTACCAGGGCGGCATCTCGGTGGTCGACTTCACCGACTCGGCGCACCCGCAGGAGATCGCCTACTTCGAGCGTGGACCGGACAACACCGCGCCGGCTCTCAGCGGCGGCTTCTGGTCGGCGTACTACTACAACGGCTACATCTACGGCTCTGACTTCAACCTGGGCCTGGACGTGCTGAAGATCGACGATCCGCGGACGAACCAGGCGAATTCGGTCAAGATGCCTTCGCTGAACGTGCAGACGCAGGCGTCGTATCCCGTACACGGCCACTGA
- a CDS encoding LVIVD repeat-containing protein, with translation MSTPRRTLVAAAAAFALALTGMPALAADIPPPDTVVNSPNVTHVLNIPKPAPIAATINTDIAFQDGYAYVGNYGGFSIYDIRNPKKATVVSSTVCPGSQMDVSVYGNLLFGAVDSSRNNDSCSSTSQSATIKESWEGVRIFDISDKANPKYIKSVETNCGSHTLTLVPGKGRDRHKNVYVYVSSYLPAANFPDCMPPHDKISIIKVPLDNPTAAAVATTPVVFPDGGNETQPGLLVPTSGCHDITVYAEKDIAAGACMGDGVLFDISDRLNPKVTARVTDPNFAFWHSATFSNDARKVVFTDELGGGGAATCNEATGPNRGADAIYEIVNGQLVFKSYFKIPRHQADSENCVAHNGSLIPVKGRDIMVQAWYMGGLSIWDFTDAANPKEIGYFERGPRAAGGGGGIWSAYYYNGYIYGADFHEGLDILKINDPLTDSAKYVRTDRLNVQTQESYRGGWH, from the coding sequence GTGTCCACTCCGCGACGTACCCTCGTAGCGGCCGCGGCGGCTTTCGCGTTAGCGCTGACCGGAATGCCAGCGCTGGCCGCCGACATCCCACCCCCCGACACGGTGGTCAACAGCCCCAACGTGACCCACGTGCTCAACATCCCCAAGCCCGCCCCGATCGCCGCCACCATCAACACCGACATCGCCTTCCAGGACGGCTACGCCTACGTCGGTAACTACGGCGGCTTCTCGATCTACGACATCAGGAACCCCAAGAAGGCCACGGTCGTCAGCTCCACGGTCTGCCCGGGCTCCCAGATGGACGTCAGCGTCTACGGCAACCTGCTGTTCGGCGCCGTCGACTCCTCCCGCAACAACGACTCGTGCAGCAGCACGTCGCAATCTGCGACGATCAAGGAGTCGTGGGAGGGCGTACGGATCTTCGACATCTCCGACAAGGCCAACCCGAAGTACATCAAGTCGGTCGAGACCAACTGCGGCTCCCACACCCTGACGCTGGTGCCGGGCAAGGGCCGCGACAGGCACAAGAACGTCTACGTCTACGTGTCGTCGTACCTGCCGGCCGCGAACTTCCCGGACTGCATGCCGCCGCATGACAAGATCTCGATCATCAAGGTGCCGCTGGACAACCCGACCGCGGCGGCGGTCGCGACCACCCCGGTCGTCTTCCCCGACGGCGGCAACGAGACCCAGCCCGGCCTGCTGGTGCCCACCAGCGGCTGCCACGACATCACCGTCTACGCCGAGAAGGACATCGCGGCAGGCGCCTGCATGGGCGACGGCGTGCTGTTCGACATCTCCGACCGGCTCAACCCGAAGGTCACCGCCAGGGTCACCGACCCGAACTTCGCCTTCTGGCACTCGGCCACCTTCAGCAACGACGCCAGGAAGGTCGTCTTCACCGACGAGCTCGGCGGCGGCGGTGCGGCCACGTGCAACGAGGCGACGGGCCCGAACAGGGGCGCGGACGCGATCTACGAGATCGTGAACGGGCAGCTCGTCTTCAAGAGCTACTTCAAGATCCCGCGGCACCAGGCGGACTCGGAGAACTGCGTGGCCCACAACGGCTCGCTGATCCCGGTCAAGGGCCGCGACATCATGGTCCAGGCCTGGTACATGGGCGGGCTGTCGATCTGGGACTTCACCGACGCCGCCAACCCGAAGGAGATCGGCTACTTCGAGCGCGGTCCCCGCGCCGCCGGCGGCGGAGGCGGCATCTGGTCGGCCTACTACTACAACGGCTACATCTACGGGGCCGACTTCCATGAGGGCCTCGACATCCTCAAGATCAATGATCCGCTCACGGACAGCGCCAAGTACGTTCGCACCGATCGGTTGAACGTGCAGACGCAGGAGTCGTACCGCGGCGGATGGCACTGA
- a CDS encoding RDD family protein: MSEVVTGDAVVVEVRVAQMPSRAVAIVIDMVVQLTVLVGTYAILGAFAVISDSAMFTAVMIALMVLVMVGYPVLFETLTRGRSLGKLALGLRVVSDDGSPERFRQALFRGLAGVVEFWLLYGAPALISSLVSQRGKRLGDIFAGTIVISERAPRDNGQLIVMPPPLASWAATLELSQLPDEVVQAARQYLSRWHDLSPQVQHEMGVRIATQLAAYVSPAAPPGVPPHAYLSAVLAERRRREETRLAKRAGANAHTAAANGTPQTGPYQAGPYQGTQPGPYQPAQPTQPGPHQGPPPQAGPYGQPAPYGRPAPPAPEPPKATPGGFAPPQ; this comes from the coding sequence ATGTCAGAGGTTGTGACCGGCGACGCCGTCGTCGTCGAGGTCCGGGTCGCGCAGATGCCCTCCCGCGCAGTGGCGATCGTCATCGACATGGTCGTGCAGCTGACCGTGCTGGTGGGAACGTACGCGATCTTAGGCGCATTCGCCGTCATTTCGGACTCGGCCATGTTCACCGCCGTCATGATCGCGCTGATGGTGCTGGTGATGGTCGGTTATCCGGTGCTGTTCGAGACCCTCACCAGGGGGCGCAGCCTCGGCAAACTGGCGCTAGGACTGCGCGTGGTGAGCGACGACGGCAGCCCCGAACGGTTCCGGCAGGCGTTGTTCCGCGGGCTGGCCGGGGTGGTGGAGTTCTGGCTGCTGTACGGCGCGCCGGCGCTGATCTCCTCGCTCGTGTCGCAGCGGGGCAAGCGGCTCGGCGACATCTTCGCGGGCACGATCGTGATCTCCGAGCGGGCGCCCCGCGACAACGGGCAGCTGATCGTGATGCCGCCGCCGCTGGCGAGCTGGGCGGCCACGCTGGAGTTGTCCCAGCTGCCTGACGAGGTGGTGCAGGCCGCCCGGCAATACCTGTCACGGTGGCACGACCTGTCGCCGCAGGTGCAGCACGAGATGGGGGTGCGGATCGCGACCCAGCTGGCGGCATACGTCTCGCCCGCGGCGCCGCCCGGGGTGCCGCCGCACGCGTACCTGAGCGCCGTCCTGGCCGAGCGTCGCAGGCGGGAGGAGACGCGCCTGGCCAAGCGCGCCGGCGCCAACGCCCACACGGCCGCCGCCAACGGCACGCCGCAGACGGGGCCGTACCAGGCGGGCCCGTACCAGGGCACGCAACCAGGCCCATACCAGCCGGCTCAGCCGACCCAGCCTGGTCCGCACCAGGGCCCGCCCCCGCAGGCCGGGCCTTATGGGCAACCCGCCCCGTACGGAAGGCCGGCGCCCCCCGCGCCGGAGCCGCCGAAGGCGACTCCGGGCGGGTTCGCGCCGCCTCAATGA
- a CDS encoding stage II sporulation protein M: MDIDAFIAAHRQAWDRLDHLVKNRSSLTGAEVDELVDLYQRVATHLSIVRSSAGDPLLTGRLSALVARARSAVTGAHTPAWRELVRFFTVSFPVVAYRARWWWLASGLAFVAVSWAIGAWVAGNPDVQASIFTEDEITQLVEHDFADYYSENPAASFAGAVWINNAWVSALMIIYSVLLGLPIPYALYANAENVGVSGGLMASRDKLDIFFGLIMPHGLLELTAVFLAAAVGMRLGWTVIDPGPRRRVEALAEQGRAVMSVALGLVVVLFVSGLIEAFVTPSGLPTWARVGIGVLAEAVFLTYVIVFGRRALHENETGDIERAPDVAPTA, from the coding sequence GTGGACATCGACGCGTTCATCGCAGCACACCGCCAGGCCTGGGACAGGCTCGACCACCTGGTCAAGAACCGCTCGTCGCTGACCGGCGCCGAGGTGGACGAGCTGGTCGACCTCTACCAGCGGGTGGCGACGCACCTGTCCATCGTCCGCTCCTCCGCCGGCGACCCGCTGCTGACCGGCCGGCTGTCCGCGCTGGTGGCCAGGGCCAGGTCGGCGGTGACCGGCGCGCACACGCCCGCGTGGCGTGAGCTGGTGAGGTTCTTCACGGTGTCGTTCCCCGTGGTGGCCTACCGGGCGCGGTGGTGGTGGCTGGCGAGCGGGCTGGCGTTCGTGGCGGTGTCCTGGGCGATCGGCGCGTGGGTTGCCGGCAATCCCGACGTCCAGGCGTCGATCTTCACCGAGGACGAGATCACGCAGCTCGTCGAGCACGACTTCGCCGACTACTACTCGGAGAACCCGGCCGCGTCCTTCGCCGGCGCCGTGTGGATCAACAACGCGTGGGTCTCCGCCCTGATGATCATCTACTCGGTCCTGCTGGGGTTGCCGATCCCGTACGCGCTCTACGCGAACGCCGAGAACGTCGGCGTCTCGGGCGGCCTCATGGCCTCCAGGGACAAGCTGGACATTTTCTTCGGGTTGATCATGCCGCACGGGCTGCTGGAGCTGACCGCCGTGTTCCTGGCGGCGGCGGTGGGCATGCGCCTGGGCTGGACGGTCATCGACCCCGGGCCGCGCCGGCGGGTCGAAGCGCTGGCCGAGCAGGGCCGGGCGGTGATGAGCGTGGCGCTCGGGCTGGTAGTGGTGCTGTTCGTGTCGGGCCTGATCGAGGCGTTCGTGACCCCGTCGGGGCTGCCGACGTGGGCGCGGGTCGGCATCGGGGTGCTGGCGGAGGCGGTCTTCCTGACGTACGTGATCGTCTTCGGCCGCCGAGCCCTGCATGAGAACGAGACCGGCGACATCGAACGCGCCCCCGACGTCGCCCCCACCGCCTGA
- a CDS encoding DUF58 domain-containing protein, giving the protein MALTGRAGLVAALGIVVVLFAPQPGAALAGVCLLLAAAIVVDLVFAGAVRPLRFHRSGDTLVRLGQRATVELIVENPGSRRVRGMLRDAWPPSANATPRVATLDVPKGERRKIVVTLDPTRRGDRSSVAVTVRSLGPLGLAARQGSHRSPWTVRVLPPFLSRKHLPSRLARLRELEGQHPALVRGQGTEFDSLREYVIGDDVRSIDWRATARRHDVVVRTWRPERDRRVLIVLDTGRTSAGRVGDAPIPMAGAATGGGGLLARPDPRPAGARPGWPRLDWSMDAALLLAALAARAGDRVDFLAYDRAVRAWVGGASRTELLSSLVNVMAPIEAELIEADSQGMVAAILSRARRRCLVVLLTDLNAAALDEGLMPVLPQLSSRHLVLVAGVSDPRVAAMAARRGSAEDVYDAAAAEHAQLERRRITARLRRHGVEVVDAPPEDIAPALADAYLALKAAGRL; this is encoded by the coding sequence ATGGCTCTGACGGGACGTGCCGGGCTGGTCGCGGCGCTCGGGATCGTGGTGGTGCTGTTCGCGCCCCAGCCGGGGGCCGCGCTGGCCGGGGTGTGCCTGCTGCTGGCCGCCGCGATCGTCGTGGACCTGGTGTTCGCGGGCGCCGTGCGGCCGTTGCGGTTCCACCGCTCCGGCGACACGCTCGTACGCCTGGGTCAGCGGGCCACGGTCGAGCTGATCGTGGAGAACCCGGGCAGCCGGCGGGTACGCGGCATGCTGAGGGACGCCTGGCCACCGTCCGCGAACGCCACCCCACGGGTCGCCACGTTGGACGTGCCCAAGGGCGAGCGCCGCAAGATCGTCGTGACGCTCGACCCGACCAGGCGCGGCGACCGGTCGTCGGTGGCGGTCACGGTACGCTCGCTCGGCCCCCTCGGCCTGGCCGCACGCCAGGGCAGCCACCGGTCGCCGTGGACGGTGCGGGTGCTGCCGCCGTTCCTGTCGCGCAAGCACCTGCCTTCGAGGCTGGCAAGGCTGCGTGAGCTGGAGGGCCAGCACCCGGCGCTGGTACGCGGGCAAGGGACCGAGTTCGACTCGCTGCGCGAGTACGTGATCGGCGACGACGTGCGCTCCATCGACTGGCGGGCCACCGCGCGCCGCCACGACGTGGTGGTACGCACCTGGCGCCCGGAGCGCGACCGCCGCGTGCTGATCGTGCTCGACACGGGCCGCACCTCGGCGGGCCGGGTGGGCGACGCGCCGATCCCCATGGCCGGTGCGGCAACGGGCGGCGGCGGGCTGCTGGCCAGGCCGGATCCGCGGCCGGCCGGAGCTCGGCCGGGCTGGCCGCGGCTCGACTGGTCGATGGACGCGGCGCTGCTGCTGGCCGCGCTGGCCGCCCGGGCCGGCGACCGGGTGGACTTCCTGGCCTACGACCGCGCCGTACGCGCGTGGGTCGGCGGGGCGTCCCGGACGGAGCTGCTGTCGTCGCTGGTCAATGTGATGGCGCCGATCGAGGCCGAGCTGATCGAGGCCGACTCGCAGGGCATGGTGGCGGCCATCCTGTCGCGGGCCAGGCGGCGCTGCCTCGTCGTGCTGCTGACGGACCTGAACGCGGCGGCCCTGGACGAAGGGCTCATGCCGGTGCTGCCGCAGTTGTCGTCGCGCCATCTGGTGCTGGTGGCCGGGGTGTCCGATCCGCGCGTGGCGGCGATGGCGGCGCGCCGGGGGTCGGCCGAGGACGTGTACGACGCGGCGGCAGCCGAGCACGCCCAGCTCGAACGCCGGCGCATCACGGCCCGGCTGCGGCGGCACGGGGTGGAGGTCGTGGACGCGCCGCCCGAGGACATCGCGCCCGCTCTCGCGGACGCGTACCTGGCGCTGAAGGCCGCGGGCCGGCTCTAG
- a CDS encoding AAA family ATPase, translating to MTTSADAARDALGALRAEVSKAVVGQDAVVTGLVIALLCRGHVLLEGVPGVAKTLMVRTLASALSLDFKRVQFTPDLMPGDVTGSLIYDAKTAEFEFREGPVFTNLLLADEINRTPPKTQAALLEAMEERQVSVEGSARLLPDPFVVCATQNPVEYEGTYQLPEAQLDRFLLKLTVPLPPREQEIAVLERHASGFDPRDLSSIKAVASAEDLAAGREAAAKVHVAPTVLGYIVDVARATRNSPSLQLGVSPRGATALLAAARAWAWLSGRPYVTPDDVKALARPALRHRVQLRPEAELEGATADGLLDGILASVPVPR from the coding sequence GTGACGACGTCGGCTGATGCGGCCAGGGACGCGCTCGGCGCACTGCGGGCCGAGGTGTCCAAGGCCGTGGTGGGGCAGGACGCGGTGGTGACGGGGCTGGTCATCGCGTTGTTGTGCAGGGGCCACGTGCTGCTCGAAGGCGTGCCTGGCGTGGCCAAGACGCTGATGGTCCGCACGCTGGCGTCCGCTTTGTCGTTGGACTTCAAGCGGGTGCAGTTCACGCCCGACCTGATGCCGGGTGACGTGACGGGGTCGTTGATCTACGACGCGAAGACCGCGGAGTTCGAGTTCCGCGAGGGGCCGGTGTTCACGAACCTGCTGCTGGCCGACGAGATCAACCGTACGCCGCCGAAGACGCAGGCGGCCCTGCTGGAGGCCATGGAGGAGCGGCAGGTCAGCGTGGAGGGCTCGGCCAGGCTGCTGCCCGACCCGTTCGTGGTGTGCGCGACCCAGAACCCGGTCGAGTACGAGGGCACGTACCAGCTTCCCGAGGCTCAGCTCGACCGGTTCCTGCTCAAGCTGACCGTGCCGCTGCCGCCGCGGGAGCAGGAGATCGCGGTGCTGGAGCGGCACGCCAGCGGCTTCGATCCCCGTGACCTGTCGAGCATCAAGGCGGTCGCGTCGGCCGAGGACCTGGCGGCGGGGCGTGAGGCTGCCGCGAAGGTGCACGTGGCGCCCACGGTGCTCGGTTACATCGTGGACGTGGCCCGCGCCACCAGGAACTCCCCGTCGCTGCAGCTGGGCGTCTCCCCTCGTGGGGCGACGGCGCTGCTGGCCGCCGCGCGGGCATGGGCATGGTTGTCCGGCCGCCCGTACGTCACGCCCGACGACGTGAAGGCGCTGGCCAGGCCCGCGCTGCGGCACCGCGTGCAGCTCCGGCCGGAGGCCGAGCTGGAGGGCGCGACCGCGGACGGCCTGCTCGACGGCATCCTGGCCTCGGTCCCGGTTCCGCGCTGA